Proteins co-encoded in one Coxiella burnetii genomic window:
- the ftsA gene encoding cell division protein FtsA produces MAAMPKNPDKNLIVALDIGTSKIAALVGEVAQDNQIEVIGFGTHPSRGLKRGVVVNIESTVQSIQRAIEEAELMAGCDIHSAYTGIAGSHIRSLNSHGIVAIRDREVNQSDVDRVIDAAKAVAIPADQKILHILPQEFIIDNQEGVREPVGMSGVRLEAKVHIVTGAVSAAQNINKCVRRCGLQVGDIVLEQLASSHAVLTDDEKELGVCMVDIGGGTTDIAIFTEGAIRHTHVIPIAGDHVTNDVAVALRTPTQYAEQIKIKYASVLPEEVNPEEAIQVPSVAKRPPKQVQKRALAQVVAARYEELFELVLAELRRSGFEDLIAAGIVLTGGASHIAGCIELAERIFQMPVRLGLPQYVNGLADVRDNPIYATAVGLLIHGHQSQLNNRPVFDLQHGMSLWQRMKSWFQGNF; encoded by the coding sequence TTGGCGGCTATGCCGAAAAATCCAGATAAAAATCTCATTGTTGCCTTAGATATCGGTACGAGTAAAATCGCGGCTCTTGTCGGGGAGGTTGCCCAAGATAACCAGATTGAAGTTATTGGTTTTGGCACGCACCCGTCACGCGGTTTAAAGCGCGGTGTCGTGGTCAATATTGAATCAACGGTCCAATCGATTCAGCGAGCGATTGAAGAAGCGGAATTAATGGCGGGATGTGATATTCACTCTGCTTATACTGGGATCGCGGGCAGCCATATTCGCAGCCTCAATTCTCACGGCATTGTGGCCATTCGCGATCGCGAAGTGAACCAATCGGATGTGGACCGCGTTATTGACGCCGCTAAAGCGGTGGCCATTCCCGCCGATCAAAAAATACTGCATATTCTGCCGCAAGAATTTATCATCGATAACCAAGAAGGCGTTCGTGAGCCGGTCGGCATGTCGGGTGTGCGCTTGGAAGCCAAGGTGCATATTGTGACTGGTGCGGTGAGCGCCGCTCAAAATATTAACAAGTGTGTCCGCCGTTGCGGACTGCAAGTGGGTGATATCGTCTTAGAGCAATTGGCCTCCAGCCATGCCGTTTTAACAGACGATGAAAAAGAATTGGGTGTCTGTATGGTGGACATAGGAGGAGGGACAACGGACATTGCTATCTTCACTGAAGGAGCCATCCGCCACACCCACGTCATTCCCATCGCCGGCGATCACGTCACAAATGATGTGGCCGTAGCACTACGCACGCCGACCCAATATGCCGAACAAATCAAAATTAAATACGCCTCGGTATTGCCAGAAGAGGTCAACCCTGAAGAAGCCATTCAAGTCCCCAGCGTGGCTAAGCGCCCGCCCAAACAAGTGCAAAAACGGGCATTGGCTCAAGTGGTTGCAGCGCGTTATGAAGAATTATTCGAGCTTGTGCTGGCCGAATTGCGTCGCAGTGGATTTGAAGATTTAATTGCCGCCGGCATTGTGCTGACGGGTGGCGCTTCGCATATAGCCGGTTGTATCGAATTGGCGGAGCGCATTTTCCAAATGCCGGTGCGGTTAGGGCTGCCCCAGTATGTTAACGGTTTGGCTGATGTTCGTGACAACCCTATTTATGCTACGGCGGTGGGGTTACTCATTCATGGTCATCAAAGCCAGCTCAATAATCGGCCAGTTTTTGATTTGCAACACGGCATGAGTTTATGGCAACGGATGAAAAGTTGGTTCCAAGGAAATTTTTGA
- the ankB gene encoding ankyrin repeat domain-containing T4SS effector AnkB, translating to MFNQLEIVKYLIEEKGCDPNQLLPGGLTPLQEAASAGQLDVVKYLISRPGIRLDEAGKQDRCGTALYYAAFFGWRDVVAALIKAGANVNKGVQRAATGITQAPIETGTRRLGAAQELTPLMGAVNRLFSLRGVENKKDALVQREIVIMLLAAGADPNRTKPAATTLLQRAVQYGDREIIRQLICRGVDVNQRGRNGATALMIACRMRLEEIVDQLIQARADVNLSTTTGRTPLYFACMWESVRMVRSLVKAGANPLASTVNYGPNRFFGGNRGWRPNFLTPLKMVKLKLEALQKRHLLTGAQRRQLANLSKIYNLLSRQVIRIIVRLAASSNPDQETKSESSHSPGKHM from the coding sequence ATGTTTAACCAATTGGAAATAGTGAAATATTTAATTGAAGAAAAAGGCTGTGACCCAAACCAGTTGTTGCCTGGTGGACTCACGCCGCTTCAAGAGGCAGCTTCTGCGGGTCAGCTGGATGTTGTTAAGTATTTAATTTCTCGCCCAGGGATTAGGCTGGATGAGGCGGGGAAACAAGATCGTTGTGGCACAGCATTGTATTATGCTGCATTCTTCGGCTGGAGGGACGTAGTAGCGGCTTTAATCAAAGCTGGCGCGAATGTTAATAAGGGCGTCCAGCGAGCTGCTACTGGAATAACTCAAGCTCCGATAGAGACAGGCACAAGGAGATTGGGGGCGGCACAAGAGCTGACGCCATTGATGGGAGCGGTTAACCGATTATTTTCTCTCAGGGGGGTGGAAAATAAGAAGGATGCGCTAGTTCAACGGGAGATTGTGATCATGCTGTTGGCCGCCGGTGCGGATCCGAATCGGACTAAACCCGCTGCTACAACATTGCTGCAACGTGCTGTTCAATATGGCGATCGCGAGATCATAAGGCAATTGATTTGTCGCGGAGTGGATGTGAATCAAAGAGGACGTAACGGAGCTACTGCCTTGATGATAGCGTGTCGAATGAGACTTGAGGAGATTGTTGATCAACTCATTCAAGCACGTGCCGATGTTAATCTAAGTACTACAACAGGTAGGACTCCTTTGTACTTTGCATGTATGTGGGAGTCCGTGCGCATGGTGAGAAGTCTCGTGAAGGCGGGAGCGAATCCTCTTGCGTCCACAGTGAATTATGGACCCAATAGGTTTTTTGGGGGTAATCGGGGATGGCGTCCTAATTTTTTGACTCCGCTTAAAATGGTGAAACTTAAACTGGAGGCGCTTCAAAAGAGACACCTCCTGACCGGTGCGCAGAGAAGACAGCTGGCTAATTTGAGTAAGATTTATAACCTTTTATCACGGCAGGTAATAAGAATAATCGTGCGTTTAGCAGCGTCCAGCAATCCCGATCAAGAAACCAAGAGTGAATCATCTCACTCCCCGGGTAAGCACATGTAA
- the murB gene encoding UDP-N-acetylmuramate dehydrogenase, translating into MDKENFTRLRGELFCDHPLARYTSWRVGGKAERFYRPADLFDLQDFLTQLPSDEPLTWLGLGSNVLIRDGGIKGTVILTLNRLKELSVVNSQLVFREKSGTEDFFSGNGKTIIRAEAGVTCAKLAKFCVSQGLEDGAFFAGIPGTVGGALAMNAGAFGGETWRTVIGVETMNHQGEILKRTPDEFKIHYRQVEGLENQFFIAGYFCFNHGDPDKAKTAINALLKKRNLSQPIGKYSCGSVFRNPPGDYAARLIESAGLKGKSIGNAEVSEKHANFILNKGNASAADIEALIHYVAQHVSQIHGIQLVKEVHIIGRS; encoded by the coding sequence ATGGATAAAGAGAATTTTACTCGTTTGCGTGGCGAATTATTCTGTGATCATCCATTAGCGCGTTACACTTCTTGGCGCGTGGGTGGAAAAGCAGAACGATTTTATCGTCCGGCCGATTTATTCGATTTACAAGATTTTCTGACCCAATTGCCTTCCGATGAACCGTTAACCTGGCTTGGTTTAGGGAGTAATGTATTAATTCGAGACGGCGGAATTAAAGGAACCGTTATTCTAACCTTAAACCGACTGAAAGAACTCTCTGTCGTTAATAGTCAATTAGTTTTCAGAGAGAAAAGCGGAACAGAGGATTTTTTCTCCGGGAACGGCAAAACCATCATCCGAGCAGAAGCCGGCGTCACTTGCGCTAAATTAGCAAAATTTTGTGTGAGCCAAGGCTTAGAGGACGGCGCTTTTTTCGCCGGCATTCCGGGAACTGTCGGCGGCGCTTTAGCAATGAATGCGGGCGCTTTCGGCGGTGAAACGTGGCGCACTGTAATTGGTGTGGAAACCATGAATCATCAGGGCGAAATATTAAAGCGTACGCCGGATGAATTTAAAATTCACTACCGTCAAGTGGAAGGATTAGAAAATCAATTTTTTATTGCTGGCTATTTTTGTTTTAATCACGGCGATCCGGACAAAGCAAAAACTGCTATTAATGCACTACTTAAAAAACGCAATCTATCGCAGCCTATCGGAAAATACAGCTGTGGCTCGGTATTCCGTAATCCGCCGGGTGATTACGCCGCACGATTAATTGAATCGGCTGGTTTAAAAGGGAAATCCATTGGAAACGCTGAAGTTTCAGAAAAGCACGCTAATTTTATTTTAAATAAAGGTAATGCCAGTGCTGCTGATATTGAAGCTTTAATCCATTATGTGGCTCAGCACGTTAGTCAAATCCATGGCATTCAACTTGTTAAAGAAGTGCATATTATTGGACGATCCTGA
- the ftsZ gene encoding cell division protein FtsZ — MFELGETSPQNAQIKVIGIGGGGGNAIEHMIAENIDGVEFVCANTDSQALGRSNARVVLQLGDEITKGLGAGADPSVGRQAAEEARDRIREILEGTDMVFLTAGMGGGTGTGAAPIFAEVAKELGILTVAVVTKPFVFEGKKRMDVAEEGIKALGNYVDSLITIPNNKLLNVLGKNITLLNAFKAANNVLLGAVQGIADLITRPGLINVDFADVRTVMSEMGMAMMGTGVSSGENRAREAAEAAIASPLLEDVDFTGARGVLVNITAGMDLSIGEFEQVGEAVKAFASETATVVIGTVIDPDMSDELRVTVVVTGLGSHAGGGAGVPLKPVKNTKNDGTLDYHQLDRPTYMRNQEPSKRTVDLEEQRDRDFEYLDIPAFLRRQEED, encoded by the coding sequence ATGTTTGAACTGGGTGAAACCTCACCGCAAAATGCCCAAATAAAAGTCATCGGCATCGGCGGTGGTGGCGGAAACGCTATCGAGCATATGATCGCTGAGAATATCGATGGTGTAGAGTTTGTTTGTGCGAATACCGATTCTCAAGCCTTAGGGCGATCTAATGCGCGGGTCGTTTTACAGCTCGGTGATGAAATCACCAAAGGGCTTGGGGCGGGTGCTGATCCCAGCGTCGGTCGTCAAGCGGCTGAAGAGGCGCGCGATCGCATTCGTGAAATTCTCGAAGGAACAGACATGGTTTTCCTAACCGCGGGTATGGGCGGGGGCACGGGAACTGGCGCTGCACCGATTTTCGCGGAAGTCGCTAAAGAGTTGGGTATTTTGACCGTCGCCGTTGTGACGAAGCCATTCGTATTTGAAGGTAAAAAACGGATGGATGTGGCGGAAGAAGGAATCAAGGCGCTAGGTAACTATGTGGATTCATTGATCACCATCCCCAATAATAAATTACTGAATGTGCTGGGCAAAAACATAACCCTTTTAAATGCTTTTAAAGCAGCGAATAATGTCTTATTAGGCGCCGTTCAAGGGATTGCCGATTTGATTACTCGTCCTGGATTGATAAACGTCGATTTTGCCGATGTACGCACCGTCATGTCAGAAATGGGAATGGCTATGATGGGAACTGGCGTTAGCAGCGGCGAAAACAGAGCTCGCGAAGCCGCGGAAGCCGCTATCGCAAGCCCTCTGTTGGAAGACGTGGATTTCACGGGCGCTCGAGGCGTGTTAGTCAATATCACTGCTGGGATGGATTTATCGATTGGCGAGTTCGAACAGGTCGGCGAAGCTGTGAAGGCATTTGCTTCTGAAACAGCGACGGTCGTCATCGGTACCGTTATCGATCCCGATATGAGCGATGAACTGCGCGTGACGGTGGTGGTGACAGGATTGGGTTCGCACGCCGGTGGCGGCGCTGGTGTTCCCTTAAAACCTGTAAAAAACACGAAAAACGATGGCACATTAGATTACCATCAATTGGATCGGCCGACTTATATGCGAAATCAAGAACCGTCTAAACGCACGGTAGATCTCGAAGAACAACGCGACCGGGATTTTGAATATTTAGATATTCCCGCGTTTTTACGTCGCCAGGAGGAAGATTGA
- a CDS encoding cell division protein FtsQ/DivIB, with the protein MKRYNAKRKTHRNLKSIKKLIPTVLALLAFVSLLAGIITLHNPKTLPFRQIKITVSSDHIKMAELKDIVVHHIQGGFFSFNASALQTALMSLPWVHDVSVRRIWPNELEIQVEEQRPIARWNQNELITQEGEIFSPPIETIPQNIPQLSGPNDSEENVLNRFQQFSQLLIPFHAAVTALSLTKRGAWSLILNGHTQIFLGRENIDQRFEQFVHLYPKIIGANINRVEHVDLRYSNGLAIQWKN; encoded by the coding sequence ATGAAGCGGTATAATGCGAAAAGAAAAACCCACCGAAATTTAAAAAGTATAAAAAAATTAATTCCGACTGTATTAGCGTTGCTTGCTTTTGTAAGTCTTTTAGCGGGAATTATAACTTTGCATAATCCAAAGACACTGCCTTTTCGTCAAATTAAAATTACAGTGAGTAGCGATCATATTAAAATGGCTGAATTAAAAGATATTGTTGTTCATCATATTCAGGGTGGTTTTTTTTCTTTTAACGCCTCGGCGTTGCAAACAGCATTAATGTCGCTGCCATGGGTGCACGATGTGTCGGTGCGACGAATATGGCCCAATGAATTAGAAATTCAGGTAGAAGAACAGCGACCGATTGCCCGCTGGAATCAAAATGAATTAATCACGCAAGAGGGTGAAATTTTTTCCCCGCCGATTGAAACCATTCCTCAAAATATTCCACAACTCAGTGGGCCTAATGATAGCGAAGAAAATGTATTAAACCGGTTTCAACAATTTAGTCAGTTGCTCATCCCCTTTCATGCCGCCGTCACGGCTTTATCATTAACAAAACGGGGCGCCTGGTCTCTGATTTTAAATGGGCATACTCAAATTTTTTTAGGCCGTGAAAACATCGATCAGCGATTTGAACAATTCGTGCATCTTTACCCTAAAATTATCGGCGCAAACATTAATCGAGTTGAACATGTTGATCTTCGATATTCAAATGGGTTGGCAATTCAGTGGAAAAATTAA
- the lpxC gene encoding UDP-3-O-acyl-N-acetylglucosamine deacetylase, translated as MIKQRTLKNVVRATGVGVHTGEKVYLTLRPAPPNTGIIFCRTDLDPVVQIPARVNYIGDTSLSTCLTKGDVRIATVEHLLSALAGVGVDNLYIDLTSPELPIMDGSAGPFVFLIQSAGIEEQNAPKEFIRIKQRVKIEEADKSVMVEPYNGFKISFGIDFDHPLFNEHNQNATLDFSSTSYVKEVSRARTFGFLSDYEFIRKNNLALGASLDNALVLDEYKILNQDGLRYPDEFVKHKILDVIGDLYLLGRSLIGSFSGVKSGHTLNSQLLKQLLATKSAWEIVTFKDPSELPFAYTPVAMTA; from the coding sequence ATGATTAAACAGAGAACCCTAAAAAATGTCGTGAGAGCTACGGGCGTTGGCGTTCACACTGGAGAAAAAGTTTATCTAACATTGCGTCCCGCCCCCCCTAACACCGGCATTATTTTTTGCCGGACCGATTTAGACCCGGTGGTTCAAATTCCGGCTCGGGTTAATTACATTGGTGATACCAGTTTATCGACGTGTTTAACGAAAGGGGATGTGCGTATTGCCACGGTCGAACATTTATTGTCGGCATTAGCGGGCGTTGGCGTTGATAATTTATATATTGATCTAACCTCACCTGAGTTACCCATCATGGACGGCAGCGCGGGTCCTTTTGTATTTTTAATTCAATCTGCCGGCATCGAAGAACAAAACGCACCCAAAGAATTTATCCGCATCAAACAAAGAGTCAAAATCGAAGAGGCGGATAAAAGCGTCATGGTCGAACCCTATAACGGGTTTAAAATTAGTTTCGGTATTGATTTCGATCATCCTTTATTTAACGAACATAATCAAAATGCGACGCTTGATTTTTCGAGCACCTCTTATGTAAAAGAAGTATCGCGGGCGCGTACGTTTGGTTTTTTGTCCGATTATGAATTTATCCGAAAAAATAATTTAGCCTTAGGCGCTAGCTTAGACAACGCTTTAGTGTTGGATGAATACAAAATTTTAAATCAAGATGGATTGCGTTATCCGGATGAATTTGTCAAACATAAAATTCTCGATGTGATTGGCGATCTTTATTTATTAGGCCGTAGTTTAATTGGTTCTTTCAGCGGCGTTAAATCTGGCCATACGTTGAATAGTCAGTTATTAAAACAATTGCTCGCAACTAAAAGCGCTTGGGAAATTGTGACTTTCAAAGACCCCTCTGAATTACCCTTCGCCTATACCCCGGTAGCCATGACAGCGTGA
- the ftsW gene encoding putative lipid II flippase FtsW, producing the protein MQKKSTISWSYDAWIVICTLSLLALGLLMVASASMVISDRQFGYPFHYFIRHLIYLSLGLTLAWVASRVPIKVWKTYSGYLFLVGFLLLILVLAPVIGKTVNGSRRWIQLGFISLQVSEVVKFVTILYLASFLQRYQSEVQKELKGFLKPMLLVGILSGLLLLEPDFGAAVVITMTCLALLFLAGVRLWPFCVLLVLVAGSLILLAILSPYRLQRLTSFLNPWAHQFGSGYQLTQSLIAFGRGGLFGVGLGNSVQKLFYLPEAHTDFLFAVLAEELGLIGEILLMGLFVLLIGRIILIGRRAENSNQLYSAYLAYGIALWLGLQVIINIGVTAGVLPTKGLTLPFISYGGSSLLMNCLAIGVILRIAYETEN; encoded by the coding sequence ATGCAAAAAAAATCAACTATTTCTTGGTCATACGATGCGTGGATTGTCATTTGTACTTTGTCGTTATTGGCGTTAGGGTTATTAATGGTTGCTTCTGCTTCGATGGTGATTTCTGATCGTCAGTTTGGGTATCCTTTTCATTATTTTATCCGCCATCTCATTTATTTAAGCTTAGGTCTAACGCTTGCGTGGGTGGCGAGTCGCGTTCCTATTAAAGTTTGGAAAACCTATAGCGGTTATTTGTTTTTGGTGGGTTTTTTATTATTAATACTGGTTTTGGCCCCTGTCATTGGCAAAACTGTCAATGGTAGTCGGCGGTGGATTCAACTGGGATTTATCTCTTTACAAGTTTCTGAAGTCGTAAAATTTGTAACTATTCTATATCTCGCTAGTTTTTTGCAGCGTTATCAAAGTGAAGTGCAAAAAGAATTGAAAGGATTTTTAAAACCCATGTTGCTCGTGGGGATTTTATCGGGGTTGTTACTATTAGAACCTGATTTTGGTGCCGCGGTAGTAATTACAATGACTTGCCTGGCGTTGCTATTTTTAGCGGGAGTACGGTTATGGCCCTTTTGTGTGTTATTGGTTTTAGTCGCGGGCTCCTTAATTTTATTAGCTATATTGTCGCCTTACCGTTTACAACGATTAACGAGTTTCCTCAATCCATGGGCACATCAATTCGGGTCGGGCTATCAATTAACGCAATCACTTATTGCTTTTGGACGTGGTGGACTTTTCGGCGTTGGTTTGGGAAATAGCGTGCAAAAATTGTTTTATTTGCCCGAAGCACACACGGATTTTCTTTTTGCTGTGCTTGCCGAAGAGTTAGGATTAATCGGAGAAATTTTGTTGATGGGCTTATTCGTTTTATTAATCGGTCGTATTATTTTAATTGGCCGACGGGCTGAAAATAGCAATCAACTTTATTCCGCTTACCTTGCGTATGGAATTGCGCTCTGGTTAGGGTTACAAGTGATTATCAATATCGGCGTTACGGCTGGCGTTTTGCCAACCAAAGGATTAACGCTGCCTTTTATCAGTTATGGTGGTAGCAGTTTGTTGATGAATTGCTTGGCGATCGGCGTTATCTTGCGGATCGCTTATGAAACTGAGAATTAA
- a CDS encoding DciA family protein, protein MYIIRQKRGIFFNKMNQIPPDDPKRISHCFQSGTLKTIAQKANQIATLEKLLARFLPQELVPHCHVMNISGNTLILQLDSGAVAMRVRYLTPSLLEQLAQQEVQLAAIQCHVRP, encoded by the coding sequence TTGTATATCATTCGACAAAAAAGGGGAATTTTCTTTAATAAAATGAATCAAATACCGCCCGACGATCCTAAGCGAATCAGTCACTGTTTTCAATCAGGGACCCTCAAAACGATTGCCCAAAAAGCCAATCAAATCGCGACACTCGAAAAGCTACTGGCTCGCTTTCTCCCCCAAGAACTCGTACCTCACTGTCATGTGATGAATATCTCGGGCAATACCTTGATTCTTCAACTCGACAGCGGGGCTGTCGCCATGCGCGTTCGTTACCTAACTCCTTCGCTTCTGGAACAACTCGCTCAACAGGAGGTCCAACTCGCGGCTATTCAATGCCATGTTCGACCTTAA
- the murG gene encoding undecaprenyldiphospho-muramoylpentapeptide beta-N-acetylglucosaminyltransferase — protein sequence MNRILIIAGGTGGHIFPALAVARELREQEVDVQWLGVKGGLEEKLVPDSFPLHLIQIKAFRGKRGLQQLLMPLRLVRAVFQAYRIIRQFKPDVILGMGGYVAGPGGLAAWITRTPLIIHEQNSIPGLTNRVLAKMAKFILQGFPDTFPQNRKVITTGNPVRTELVKMPLPQVRLAARRGPLRILVLGGSQGARSINQKMLAALSSYPRSEEIAVWHQTGQRDFEFIQKEYEKIKIEAKVDNFISDMAGAYGWADLVVCRAGALTVCEIASVGVASIFIPYPHAVDNHQFHNARFLEQAGAAIIISEESLTETDLMRWFEQFAQDRDRLLTMAENARKLAKPEAVQRVIAQCKKFYAAR from the coding sequence ATGAATCGAATATTAATTATAGCCGGCGGCACCGGCGGCCATATTTTTCCGGCGCTCGCGGTGGCGCGAGAGTTGCGTGAACAGGAGGTTGATGTCCAATGGCTGGGTGTGAAAGGAGGGCTTGAAGAAAAGCTCGTTCCTGATAGCTTTCCCTTGCACCTTATTCAAATTAAAGCTTTTCGTGGGAAAAGAGGGCTGCAACAGCTTCTTATGCCTTTGCGTTTAGTCAGGGCGGTTTTTCAAGCTTACCGAATTATTCGTCAGTTTAAACCCGATGTCATCTTAGGTATGGGCGGTTATGTGGCGGGTCCCGGGGGGCTAGCGGCTTGGATAACGCGCACACCTTTAATCATTCATGAACAAAACTCGATTCCCGGTCTAACGAATCGCGTATTGGCGAAAATGGCCAAATTTATCTTGCAAGGTTTTCCCGACACATTCCCTCAAAATCGCAAAGTAATTACAACGGGCAATCCGGTTCGTACGGAACTGGTTAAGATGCCATTGCCGCAAGTTCGTTTGGCTGCTCGTCGCGGGCCGTTACGCATTTTAGTTTTAGGCGGCAGTCAAGGGGCTCGGTCTATCAATCAAAAAATGCTGGCCGCGTTGAGCAGTTATCCCCGTTCTGAAGAAATCGCTGTCTGGCATCAAACTGGACAACGAGATTTTGAATTCATCCAAAAAGAGTACGAAAAGATAAAGATAGAAGCTAAGGTCGATAATTTTATTAGTGACATGGCGGGTGCCTATGGCTGGGCTGACTTAGTTGTTTGCCGGGCAGGCGCTTTGACTGTTTGCGAAATCGCCTCGGTCGGCGTGGCGAGTATTTTTATCCCTTACCCTCATGCCGTGGACAACCATCAATTCCATAACGCCCGCTTTTTGGAACAAGCAGGAGCTGCTATTATTATTTCAGAGGAATCATTAACGGAAACGGATTTGATGCGTTGGTTTGAACAATTTGCCCAGGATCGCGACCGGCTGTTAACCATGGCCGAAAATGCGCGAAAATTAGCAAAGCCCGAAGCCGTTCAGCGTGTCATTGCTCAATGTAAGAAATTTTATGCAGCTCGATAA
- a CDS encoding carbonic anhydrase: protein MEKSFEKIIRGYHDFRKKYATGNNSSMQSLAYHGQQPEIMIVACCDSRVDPALILQCDPGDLFVVRNVANIVPPYEADESHHGTSAALEFGICYLNVKHLIILGHSQCGGINALLNSENLKQNDFITRWVSLIKTNSSMIQDANQFSKEALTHSYQNCLTFPWIKERIQQKKLSIHLWFFDIKEGEIFAYSFENKKYQQLISNAQN, encoded by the coding sequence ATGGAAAAATCATTTGAAAAAATTATTCGGGGCTACCACGATTTTCGAAAAAAATACGCGACCGGCAATAATTCGAGCATGCAGTCGCTTGCCTATCACGGACAACAACCTGAAATCATGATCGTTGCTTGTTGCGACTCTCGCGTTGATCCTGCGTTAATACTTCAATGCGATCCGGGCGATTTATTTGTTGTCCGAAATGTGGCTAATATTGTTCCACCTTACGAAGCCGACGAAAGCCATCACGGCACGAGCGCGGCGCTCGAATTTGGCATTTGTTATTTAAACGTAAAACACCTTATCATTTTAGGACACAGTCAGTGCGGCGGCATAAACGCTTTGCTCAACAGTGAAAACTTAAAACAAAACGATTTCATCACCCGCTGGGTTTCTCTGATCAAAACAAATTCTTCAATGATTCAAGATGCTAATCAATTTTCTAAAGAGGCCTTAACGCACTCTTATCAAAATTGCCTAACCTTTCCTTGGATTAAAGAACGCATTCAACAAAAAAAATTGTCTATCCATTTATGGTTTTTTGATATTAAAGAAGGGGAGATCTTTGCTTATTCATTTGAAAATAAAAAATATCAGCAATTAATAAGCAACGCCCAGAATTAA
- the murC gene encoding UDP-N-acetylmuramate--L-alanine ligase has protein sequence MQLDKKIINHVHCLGIGGIGVSALAEILLKKGCRVTGSDVSPNKNTERLQRLGAEIIFNHDGTAITQADCAVYSSAIGATNPELMAAKQAKIPLLKRGEMLANLMKEYQSIAVAGAHGKTTTSGMLSHAFVEANLDPTFMVGGVLNNSQTPARVGNGHYFIAEADESDASFLFMHPDIAVVTNIDADHLSTYDGDFNRLKQTYIQFLEQTAQDGVVVLCLDDPILREIAPLLSRRVITYGFSSDAQYRVVDYCQQGIQSLFQIHSPQRKAPLTVKLSMPGQHNALNATAVTAIADVVQMNEPALLKSLADFPGVDRRFTIRGEMILPKGNALIIEDYGHHPNEIKVTLAAARAAWPERRMVLVFQPHRYSRTRDLMTEFVSVLAETDWLVLLEVYSAGEMPIPGADGMALIKMMSNGMAQKTTFVPLLQNLPETLQKLSQPNDIIILQGAGNIGSIVTALVQTHG, from the coding sequence ATGCAGCTCGATAAAAAAATCATTAATCATGTTCACTGTTTAGGGATCGGCGGTATTGGCGTCAGTGCGCTCGCCGAAATTTTATTAAAAAAAGGCTGTCGCGTGACGGGATCGGATGTTTCTCCCAATAAGAATACCGAACGATTACAACGATTAGGCGCTGAAATTATATTTAATCACGACGGTACGGCCATCACTCAGGCGGATTGTGCCGTTTACTCGAGTGCCATCGGAGCGACAAATCCTGAATTGATGGCAGCAAAGCAAGCGAAAATACCGCTTCTAAAACGCGGCGAAATGCTCGCCAACTTAATGAAAGAGTATCAATCCATTGCTGTTGCCGGCGCCCATGGAAAAACAACCACGTCGGGGATGTTAAGCCATGCATTCGTGGAAGCGAATTTAGACCCTACGTTTATGGTCGGGGGTGTATTAAACAATTCTCAAACACCGGCACGGGTTGGTAACGGCCATTATTTTATTGCTGAAGCGGATGAAAGTGACGCTTCGTTTTTATTTATGCATCCCGATATTGCCGTTGTGACTAATATCGATGCGGATCACTTAAGTACCTATGATGGCGATTTTAATCGTTTGAAACAAACGTACATACAATTCTTAGAACAAACAGCGCAAGATGGCGTTGTGGTTTTGTGTTTGGATGATCCGATACTTCGCGAAATAGCACCGCTGTTGTCTCGCCGGGTAATCACCTACGGTTTTTCTTCCGATGCTCAGTATCGTGTGGTTGATTACTGTCAACAAGGTATCCAAAGCCTTTTTCAAATTCATTCTCCTCAACGCAAAGCCCCTTTAACCGTTAAATTAAGTATGCCTGGGCAGCATAATGCTTTAAACGCGACGGCGGTAACGGCAATCGCTGATGTGGTTCAAATGAATGAACCGGCATTACTTAAATCATTGGCCGACTTTCCTGGCGTGGATCGTCGATTTACTATTCGTGGCGAAATGATTTTGCCTAAGGGAAATGCGTTAATTATCGAGGATTATGGCCATCACCCCAACGAGATTAAAGTCACTTTAGCCGCAGCACGGGCCGCGTGGCCAGAACGGCGAATGGTATTGGTGTTTCAGCCACACCGTTACAGCCGCACTCGGGATTTAATGACGGAATTCGTTTCTGTTTTAGCGGAAACTGATTGGTTGGTTTTACTTGAAGTTTATAGTGCGGGCGAGATGCCAATCCCCGGTGCTGATGGAATGGCGTTAATTAAAATGATGAGCAATGGGATGGCGCAAAAAACAACTTTTGTGCCGTTGCTGCAAAATTTGCCTGAAACATTGCAAAAATTAAGCCAACCCAATGACATTATTATTTTACAAGGAGCCGGAAATATAGGCAGTATCGTCACTGCCTTGGTACAGACTCATGGATAA